The window CACACCCTTTTCGAGGACATTTTTTCCTTCCAAGAGACTGCCATACCCAAGATGGTCTACTCCCTTTTTTTGCTTCAAGGAAGGAGGTTAGTCTGTAGTATTTATTTTTGAAGATTTTGTAGAATAGAGAATGAGGCTTGGTTAATAATCTCCACCCCTGTTTTGCCAACATCGCTAGATTGAAAGCTTTTAGGTCTTTGAATCCCAAACCACCTTCTTGTTTATCTCTGCTTACCATATCCCAGCTAATCCAATGCATCTTCCTTTCATTATGTTTCTGTCCCCACCAAAAGTTCATCATCATCCTATGTAGGTCATCAATTAATGTCTCAGGCAGCTTAAAACAACTTAGCGAGTATATAGGAATAGTAGTGCCAATTGCTttgattaggatttctcttccgCTGACAGACAATAACTTTCTTTTCCAGTAATTCAGTTTTTTAGTGACCTTGTCCTTCACGTAAGCAAAAGTTTTCTTCTTTGATCTGTGAACCATGGAGGGCAAGCCCAAATATTTATCTTGAGTACCCACATTAGGAACTCCAAGTAGAGCCGCCAACTCGCTCCTTACCTCCCATTGTGTATTCTTGCTAAAAAACACCGCTGATTTATTCAAATTGACTTCTTGGCCGCTTAGGCTATTGTACAGCTCTAGAATGGCTTGTAACTTAATACAACTTTGTTGGTTTGCCTTACAAAATAGGATAGAATCGTCTGCGAATAATAGGTGGTTGATGGATGTGCATCTCCTGTTCAACCGTAGTCCCTGAAACAGGTTATTCTGTTCTCCTTTGTGGAGCAGATAGGAAAGTCCCACTGCGCAAATTAAAAATAGGTATGGAGAGAGGGGATCTCCTTACTGGAGCCCTCTAGTTAGCTTGAAAAGGCCAAATGGTGATCCatccacaataacagaataagaaatAGTTGACACGCACTCCTTCATCCACTCTATCCATCTATTACAGAAACCCAATTTTTCCATAACAAACCATACAAAACTCCACTCAACACGATCATAGGCCTTACTCATATCGGTTTTAGAGCTAAGTCACTATCACCATAGGTTTTATTTTTCAGGAAATGAATACATTTATGCGCCACCAGAATATTATCACTAATCAGTCTACCCGAATGAAAGCACTTTGATTATCACTAATAATTCTGCTCATAAGTGGTTGCATTCTATGAACAAGAATTTTAGAAATAATCTTGTAGAAAACTGTGCTTAGACTTATAGGTCTGATTTGAGACATCATCGTAGCATTAGGCACTTTTGGTATCAAGCAAATTTGGGTATGATTAAAACTTTTTAGGATTCTATTACCTCCAAAGAAGCTTTTAGCAGCGCGACAAACATCTCCTTTAATGATACTCCAATAGTGCTGATAAAATTTAGCAGTGAATCCGTCATCTCCTGGAGCTGCTGCAGCATTAATTGAGAACACAGCTTTCTTAATCTCCTCCTCACTGACTGGccttgttagtctcctgttagtTTCAGCTGAGATCTTTCTACTTATTCCACCTAAAGCTTCTGCTGGATCACTAAGAGAACTAGTTGAAAACAGACCCTCAAAGTATCTATGTGCTCTCTCGCCAATAGTCTCGGGGGTAGTACACCACTGTCCGTCCTCGTCTTCTAGCTTCTAGATTTTGTTCCTTCGAGTCCTTTCTTGATGTTTGGAATGAAAGAACCTAGTATTCTGGTCACCCCATTGCAGCCAATTCACCCTTGATTTTTCCTTCCAGAACCTTTCTTCCATAGTATAAACCTCTGCCAATTGATCCTCCAGCTGCAGTATTACCTCCTTCTCGTACTCGTTTGGCCGTTCTTTCATTCTTGCTAGTTTGCCTTTTATTTGTTCCATAGTTCTCCTGCTATTCCCTGCCCCTGAAGCTTGCCATTTCACCAGCTCATGCCTGCAACATTTGAGTTTCTGAAACAATTGGAACATTGCCGACCCAGTCACCCTCAATTGCCAATTTTCCTTCACAATTTTATTCACTGCCCCTAACCCACACCATCTCTCCTGGAAGCGAAACCTTCTCTTGCCCCGATGAGCCTCTGGATTAGTGTGGACTAAGAGCGGTCTATGATCTGAACCGTTGTCATCAAGGTGGTTAAAATTAGCCATAGGATACTCTTCTCGTAGTTTTGAAGAGATTAGGACCCGATCCAGTCGCTCCTTAATTGCTCTCTCCTGACCACTTCAGTTCCACCATATATATTTATTTCCAATATATCCTGCATCTATCAATCCCCCCTTGTTGATAAATTCTTGGAACTGCTGCATCGCTTGGGGTGATTTCTCTCTGCATCCCTTCTTTTCATGGGACATCACAATAGCATTAAAATCCCCAGCTACCATGCATCTTTCTCCTGCTTGCTGGATTATAAGGAGAAGGACTTCAAAATGGCCATTGCGAATCTGATCAACACTATGAAGGTGAACTCCTAGTACCTCCCAGAGGCGTTGCTGGTCTGGATCCTCCACTGTGAACTAAATGTAAAAGTCCCCACTGCCTTTCACCAACAGCTTAACTTCTTCTTTCCAAGCGACCACCAAACCTCCAGCTGTACCATTTGCATCAACACAATAGGTTTCTTTAAATCCACATGTACATAACTGACCATTAACATACGAGATTTTATGTTTAGTCTCACATAAAAACATCACCTCGGGGGAATGGGATCTTACAACCCCTTTTATGTTGTGAATTGCCAGGGATTTTTCCAAACCCCGGCAATtccacatcatcatcttcattgCATTCAGGGTGCCATATTTGGGTTGGCACCCTCTCCCCCGTCAACGTTCTTTCCTTCCCTAACACTCCAATCCACCTGCTCTGCTTGCAATTCCATCGCAtctgtttttcgtttttcccCTAATACACTGACTATTAGATCTCCCGGCCCTCCTCTTCTAGCCAGATGCTTGATCTTCTGTCTCTTGTTACTCTTCCCATCATTCTTATGAGGTGCACCAATTTAAAAGCTATACTGGTCAATCAAATTGCTTGTAGGGAGGGAAATATCAATTGATGGAACTGAGCTGCTTCTGTTTTCTTCCGGGGTATCTTGGCTCTTACTTTCCTGAACAGTTAGTTTAGCAAAGCTTTTTAATAAACTAACAGGGGTAAGTTTCGCAAACTGTGTTTTTCATTGTCAGGTTGGGTCTTTGGGTTTCTTCTGTCTTTCCAACTCTCCATCCTACCTGTTCAGCTTTCAGATCAAGTCTCCATTTCAATTTCGCCTGTGCTTCTATTTCTGGAGATGCAAGGAGTTGATTGCAATTTCGCACTTCATGCCCAAGAAATCCACAAAAACAGCAATAAACTCCCAGTTTTTCGTACTTCAATTGTATCACACATGTCCTTTTATCTGGGCTAACCACCTTCATGGCTTGTTTGAGCGGTTTCGTAACATCCACCTCCACTCTCACTTTCATAATTCTGTCACCCCTAGCCCTCATTGCAAAGAGATCGACATCTAGGACGCTTCCAATTCTCTCCCTATCCTCCTTGCCGCCTCTATTATTTTACAAATTTCAGGCATATCCCACAGCTGGATTCACATAGGTATTCTCGAGTAGTCATCTTCTGCAATTTTTAATTATGGATTCCATCGTCTTAGATGAATCACAAACTGTTTTATTAGCCATGGGGATCCCCTTTCCACCCTAATCAGATCAGTTTCATTGGCAAAGAAAAACTGATAAATATTGTCTCCATGACTTTTGATTCTGAACCCTTCTGGATAATTCCAAATAGCAGTGAATGCACCTTCGATAGTTCCCATCCCAAACCCCCGATCTGCCATAATTCTCCCCACCAGACTCCTGGAGCAACCCTCAATACCTGATCTCACATCTTCTTCCTCTAACACGACCACTTCCTCATCAGAATCGTTATCATGATCTGATTGTCTCTCCCCTTGATTCGGTAAGATTGACATTGTATTTTGAACACACACCAATTCAATTTTCAATTGACTATGTTAGAATTGTCTTTGAAATTTGTTTGAAACACACACACTATCTCTCACCAATCATCaaagccctagcacacaccacaAAAAGAAACCCTGACGGCACACAAAACCCTGACGGCACACTGGGTGTTAAAGAGGTAATGAGAAATCTGACAATATGTAAAATGGGTTTGTTATTTAATTcaatagaaataaataataaatttaaaaattctcattaagttatttcacatcaaatttcaaattttaaattctttaattttaaattttaaattaaaaaaatttagttagttattttaaaaaaataaccattTGAAATCTTAATTTACTAAAGCATTTTACTctaatattctcttctttttcaatcaGTGGCCACCTTattttcatcaataatcatcccatTTCATCGTTGCTACTTGGCTTGCCACACGTCACTCacctttaataaaaataaccatccacttaaggataaaaataatcatttgcatacctaatgaattgaacatcgaacatgttttaattatatataactaaactcaatccaatcaaaataatcatctatataaaaattaaaataatcatctacatacctactaaaataataatcctaaattgaccattaaaatagaaaaaggaaaagatgaataaacaGAAGAAACAACTATTGTGTGAAACATAGTTTTCAAGGACTAGGCATGACGAAAGCGACACTGTTATTGTGAAGCATAGGGCTCAAATCTAAAAGAAGCTAACCATGCTTGgatccaaagaagaagaagagcatggTAGTATCATCAGTGAGAAGAGGCTTGACGGAATGGGAGAAAGCGAAGTTGATTCGGAAGAGAGGCACGCAAAAAAGCAGCAGCAACGTTAGGCTGAACGTCGGTACCATTTgatggaataaattaatttcaataatgcatatcatccatattaaatcaccaaaaatataacataatgcggaagcgtacctttACTCATAAGAGTCCGAAATTGATGGAagaatttggatcttgtggttttttcgatctttctcaaccaaagccttctgtatcccTAGGCGATTGAATTGTGACTCTTTTGATGGGAAAAGAGTAATAAAGGCGGCTTtagtatattggggaccgaaaccctgaaggcctgaattcataaacatgaatcatatgatcggaagagtttggatcttggttctttcgatcttcctcaaccaaagccgtCTTTAttgctctttccccatcaaaagagttatAGTTCAGCCGCCTACACGTTGGGCTGATCGGCGGAGGTGAAGATGGTGTCGGTGGGAGGATGTGGCGGTCGGTATGGCCGGCGAGGAATTTAGTGACGCGAGGTGAGGACCAGAAAAGATGACGATGGATTTTGAACGTGTATTAGAGATTATGGTAATATTAGAAACAACCATACATAAAAATGAGTTTAAAtactaattctaattttttaaattttaaaatttgaaattaaataattaaataatgatctaatttttttgtaattttatcttttttttaatccaTTGTACACAAATAATATTAGTTCTCAAtacttttagttttaaaattttttaaaaatgtttagaAAAAAGACATAAtttactttaataataataataataataataataataataataataataataataataataataataaataaataaataaataatttatgtataaaattGGTAACTAGGAACTAATATGTTTATCATATCCTCTGCATTAAATTATACTCTGAAAATAatattcatgcattctttttTTGGTAGCTAATATTCATCCATTATTACATTTATACTTATCTAGAAGTTTAAACCAAAAGACTGAAACAAACAAATCAAAatttgttttactattttttattaaaaaaaatatttttattaaaatttaaatatatttaaatacatctttaaaaaaatatttttattaaaaaataaatatatttttttaaaagactaACAATATCTTACTTTTAAAAATAGCAGAAAAAACAAacgtttttatattttaaaatatttataaaaaaatctattcaaatttaaaatagttttggtttattaaaaaattatttttaaaaaaataaaataaataaatattttttgaaaaacaaatacAGACTCTCTTTTAACAGATCCACCATCGTTTTCCTTATAAAGTATTAAAGGCCAAACTATTATTCTTCACCACTTAACAATAGTTAGCTAGCAATGGCTACTCTCACTTGTTCCGTTGCTGAGCTTCAATCACTTCTTATCAACAATGGAGGCAACACTTCCATAGCAACAGAAACTGCCAAATACATATGTGGAAGATTTGATGCTATCTCTAACAACTTTCTTGACACAAACCATGCAGTGGACAACACATACCTTCTCTTCTCTTCATACCTTGTCTTTGCCATGCAGCTTGGCTTCGCCATGCTGTGTGCCGGATCGGTTCGCGCCAAGAACACCATGAACATAATGCTTACTAATGTCCTTGACGCCGCCACCGGCGGCATCTTCTACTATCTTTTTGGCTTTGCCTTTGCCTTTGGCTCCTCGTCCAACGGTTTCATAGGCGAACATTTCTTTGGCCTAACGCAGTTCCCGTCCGAGTCCTTGTCCTTCGACTATGCAAACTTTCTTTTCCAATGGGCTTTCGCCATCGCCGCTGCCGGCATAACAAGTGGATCCATAGCTGAGAGGACGCAATTCGTTTCCTATTTGATATACTCTTCGTTCTTGACGGGGCTAGTTTACCCGGTCGTTTCGCATTGGTTTTGGTCGTCCGACGGTTGGGGAAGCCCTGCAAGGGCTGATCCAGGAACACTACTGTTTGGTTCGGGAGTCATTGATTTTGCTGGATCAGGTGTTGTTCACTTGGTTGGTGCTGTTGCTGGATTTTGGGGTGCCTTTATTGAAGGACCAAGGATTGGAAGGTTTAATCATGAGGGAAAAGCTGTGGCTATGAAGGGACATAGTGGTACTTTGGTTGTTTTGGGAACGTTCTTGTTGTGGTTTGGTTGGTACGGATTTAACCCTGGCTCGTTTCTCATCATCTCCAAGGCTTATGGTGAGTGTCTATGATTCACAAAAATGCTTTAATGTCATTAAAAAATACtatctatttattaaaattaataattttatatttatatataaatacatgtataacttcattcatttttaatgtttttagtgTACATCAAATGTTTATGTTCATGTAGCtggattgaattttttattttttatttaacccTTTTTTTCTTGTAACTAATGTTTTGGAAATAAAATcgaaaaaatattcaatttggtCCTTAAAATTACACTCGAACCTTAATTTAAtctttgaaattttaattgtCTCGATTTAGTTTCTAACCTTTTTAATTGACTCTGTGACCGAAATCACCACAAGGATTAACGTgatt is drawn from Arachis hypogaea cultivar Tifrunner chromosome 12, arahy.Tifrunner.gnm2.J5K5, whole genome shotgun sequence and contains these coding sequences:
- the LOC112727160 gene encoding ammonium transporter 1 member 4, which codes for MATLTCSVAELQSLLINNGGNTSIATETAKYICGRFDAISNNFLDTNHAVDNTYLLFSSYLVFAMQLGFAMLCAGSVRAKNTMNIMLTNVLDAATGGIFYYLFGFAFAFGSSSNGFIGEHFFGLTQFPSESLSFDYANFLFQWAFAIAAAGITSGSIAERTQFVSYLIYSSFLTGLVYPVVSHWFWSSDGWGSPARADPGTLLFGSGVIDFAGSGVVHLVGAVAGFWGAFIEGPRIGRFNHEGKAVAMKGHSGTLVVLGTFLLWFGWYGFNPGSFLIISKAYGKSGSFYGQWSAIGRTAVTTTLAGCSAALTTLFGRRLQTGHWIVTDVCNGLLGGFAAITAGCSVVDPWAAVICGFFAAWVLIGCNILAEKFKYDDPLEAFQLHGGCGVWGIIFTALFAKKEYLNEVFGGPIDRPYGLLMGGGGRLLAAHVVQILVIVGWVSVTMGALFFVLHKLKLLRISSEEEMEGLDLTSHGGMAYEYHHGELELLQKRSIEGTRIDP